A region of Haladaptatus cibarius D43 DNA encodes the following proteins:
- a CDS encoding DUF1616 domain-containing protein produces MSTNSRWWFADLLLALVLTGIGGFAAYAGIGGRAQVALVLPLVVFLPGYVFISALFPEGGKSDGRTFGNDKNDAAYALGGPERVGLAVTISVAVVPIVAAIANFTPWGIRLRPILVGVLAFTAFFTLVALARRVRVPTERRYTPGLPGLLFSSSGRRSGGRTMTILNIGIVISFLLVASSLGFAVLNPPQGEQFTEFYVDTQNIDSNTNTLYQADLGNDGVTANVINHENERTQYTVVAVLQRVEDGSVTEQSQFDEQQVTVADGARGQVTLTGDQSISGDNVRILLQLYKGNPSGEPYLTNPVWLSEQSPPQQGNSDTGDGSDENQNEGNSGSGNGDGQSDGNSGDNQNGNDGDAGNGGAGDGDGNAGNGNGGEQTTQPPETGTTTTTSAPGTTTSAGTTQPGTTTTETGGTTQPGETTTTTTDDGFFSSLSSNGLSG; encoded by the coding sequence ATGAGTACGAATAGCCGCTGGTGGTTCGCAGACCTCCTACTAGCCCTCGTTCTGACCGGTATCGGAGGTTTCGCGGCGTACGCCGGAATTGGCGGTCGAGCGCAGGTCGCGCTGGTTCTCCCGCTCGTCGTCTTTCTTCCAGGGTACGTCTTTATTTCGGCGCTCTTTCCCGAAGGCGGGAAGTCAGATGGCCGAACGTTCGGGAACGACAAAAACGATGCCGCATACGCGCTCGGTGGCCCCGAACGGGTCGGACTCGCCGTAACGATAAGCGTTGCCGTGGTTCCAATCGTCGCCGCGATAGCGAACTTCACGCCGTGGGGGATTCGACTGCGACCGATTTTGGTGGGAGTGCTCGCCTTCACGGCTTTCTTTACGCTCGTCGCGCTCGCTCGACGGGTGCGCGTTCCGACAGAGCGACGGTACACTCCCGGACTGCCGGGTCTGCTGTTTAGTTCGTCGGGGAGACGTTCGGGAGGTCGGACGATGACGATTTTGAACATCGGCATCGTCATTAGCTTCCTGTTGGTCGCGTCGAGCCTCGGATTTGCAGTGCTGAACCCACCGCAGGGAGAGCAGTTCACCGAGTTCTACGTGGACACACAGAACATAGACAGCAATACGAATACGCTGTATCAGGCCGACCTCGGGAACGATGGTGTGACGGCCAACGTCATCAACCACGAAAATGAACGAACCCAGTACACCGTCGTCGCAGTGCTTCAGCGCGTCGAGGATGGCAGTGTCACGGAACAGTCCCAGTTCGACGAACAGCAGGTGACGGTCGCCGATGGAGCGAGGGGGCAAGTGACACTCACCGGCGACCAGTCCATCTCCGGCGACAACGTCCGGATTCTCCTCCAACTCTACAAAGGAAATCCGTCCGGGGAACCATACCTAACGAATCCAGTATGGCTCTCGGAGCAGAGTCCACCACAGCAAGGGAACTCCGACACGGGAGACGGCTCGGACGAGAACCAGAACGAAGGAAACAGCGGAAGTGGGAACGGAGACGGCCAGAGTGACGGCAACAGCGGAGACAATCAGAACGGCAACGATGGTGACGCAGGGAACGGTGGTGCAGGAGATGGTGACGGGAATGCTGGCAACGGCAATGGCGGCGAGCAGACGACGCAACCGCCGGAAACCGGCACTACCACCACGACATCGGCACCGGGAACCACGACCTCGGCTGGGACGACACAGCCGGGAACCACCACGACCGAGACGGGTGGAACGACTCAACCCGGAGAAACGACTACCACGACGACCGACGACGGTTTCTTCTCGTCGCTTAGTTCGAACGGTTTGAGCGGGTAA
- a CDS encoding DUF354 domain-containing protein produces the protein MRVFVTIQHPAHVHFFRNAISELESEGHDVHVFAREKEMAVELLQRYDISHEVLAGTASGLSQLARVQATYEARLLRRAVQLKPDVITAIGGVAAAHIAKVVGARSAIFYDTEHAKLIQNLAFPFADAVYTPDCYTRSIGPKQVRYPGYHELAYLHPNRFTPDSTVVSDLGLDPDDKFVVLRLIEWGASHDVGQGGFGDVQDVVERLENAGAEVLITSERSLPSELESYRATVEPHRMHDLLAYADLFIGEGATMAAESAVLGTPAIYVNTLTMGYTNELDERYGLLFNYQDDDRHALALDKAVSILEGDEDWDEHRARLLDDKVDTTDVILRAVTGRSRQTDGQTHTSGAEV, from the coding sequence ATGAGGGTGTTCGTGACGATTCAACATCCGGCGCACGTCCACTTCTTCCGGAACGCGATTTCGGAGTTGGAGAGCGAAGGCCACGACGTTCACGTCTTCGCCCGCGAGAAGGAGATGGCGGTGGAACTGCTTCAGCGATACGACATTTCACACGAAGTGTTGGCTGGCACTGCGTCCGGACTGTCACAGTTGGCGCGCGTGCAGGCGACCTACGAGGCGCGCTTGCTCCGCCGAGCAGTGCAGTTGAAACCCGACGTGATAACCGCTATTGGCGGGGTCGCGGCGGCCCACATCGCAAAAGTCGTCGGCGCGCGGAGCGCCATCTTTTACGACACGGAACACGCGAAACTCATCCAAAACCTCGCGTTCCCGTTCGCTGATGCCGTTTATACCCCCGACTGCTACACGCGAAGCATCGGGCCGAAACAGGTTCGATACCCCGGTTACCACGAACTCGCGTATCTCCACCCGAACCGCTTTACGCCCGACTCGACCGTCGTCTCCGACCTCGGACTCGACCCAGACGACAAATTCGTCGTGCTTCGACTCATCGAGTGGGGCGCGTCCCACGACGTTGGGCAAGGTGGTTTCGGCGACGTACAAGACGTGGTCGAACGACTCGAAAACGCGGGTGCCGAGGTGCTCATTACCTCGGAGCGTTCGCTTCCATCGGAACTCGAATCGTATCGTGCGACGGTCGAACCCCATCGAATGCACGACCTGCTGGCGTATGCCGACCTCTTTATCGGCGAAGGTGCGACGATGGCGGCCGAAAGCGCAGTTCTCGGCACGCCGGCCATCTACGTCAACACCCTCACGATGGGCTACACGAACGAATTGGACGAACGCTACGGACTGCTGTTCAACTATCAAGACGACGACCGCCACGCATTAGCCCTCGACAAAGCAGTCTCTATCCTCGAAGGTGACGAGGACTGGGACGAACATCGAGCGCGTCTGCTCGACGATAAGGTCGATACGACCGACGTAATTTTGCGTGCGGTTACAGGCCGCTCTCGGCAAACGGACGGCCAAACTCACACATCTGGCGCAGAGGTTTAA
- a CDS encoding glycosyltransferase family 2 protein has translation MYEGHTIGVVVPAYNEEGFVGDVLDSLPDFVDRVYAVDDASTDGTWDEIREYAAVERAPRAGVSDDTDGQVVAIRHNQNRGAGGAIKTGYLAARDDGTDVTVTIDADGQMDPSMMTRFLDPIVAGEADYTKGNRLSNSEFRSAMPRFRLLGNWLLTGLTRIASGYWDITDPQNGYTAISISALEAIDLEEMYEYYGYCNDILVKLNVAGMRVADVDMPAAYGDEESSIEYGDYIPKVSLMLLGNFFWRLGSRYRTHPLGVAYALGIIAALAGVVHGFRAVGSAVTGAENDDAQKSLTSLVLGVVGIVAGVVLDRRENR, from the coding sequence ATGTACGAAGGGCACACGATAGGCGTCGTCGTGCCCGCGTACAACGAAGAAGGGTTCGTCGGCGATGTCCTCGATTCGCTTCCCGACTTCGTAGACCGCGTCTACGCTGTAGACGACGCCTCGACTGACGGTACGTGGGACGAGATTCGTGAGTACGCTGCGGTCGAGCGCGCGCCGCGCGCTGGCGTGAGTGACGACACCGACGGACAGGTCGTCGCTATCCGGCACAACCAGAACCGCGGTGCTGGCGGGGCCATCAAGACCGGCTACCTCGCCGCGCGCGACGATGGAACCGACGTGACGGTCACCATCGACGCGGACGGTCAGATGGATCCCTCGATGATGACGCGATTCCTAGACCCTATCGTGGCCGGTGAGGCCGACTACACCAAAGGAAACCGACTCTCGAACTCCGAGTTCCGGAGCGCGATGCCGCGGTTCCGCCTGCTCGGCAACTGGTTGTTGACCGGATTGACGCGAATCGCCAGCGGCTACTGGGATATTACTGACCCGCAGAACGGCTACACGGCCATCTCGATTTCGGCACTGGAGGCAATCGACCTCGAAGAGATGTATGAGTACTACGGCTACTGCAACGACATCCTCGTCAAGCTGAATGTGGCGGGAATGCGAGTCGCCGACGTGGACATGCCTGCGGCCTACGGCGATGAAGAGAGTAGCATCGAGTACGGCGACTACATCCCGAAGGTGTCGCTCATGCTGTTGGGCAACTTCTTCTGGCGATTGGGTTCGCGCTACCGCACCCACCCGCTTGGAGTCGCCTACGCACTTGGTATCATCGCGGCGCTTGCTGGCGTCGTTCACGGGTTCAGAGCAGTCGGCTCCGCCGTCACGGGAGCGGAGAACGACGACGCGCAGAAGTCGCTCACGTCGCTCGTGCTCGGCGTGGTCGGCATCGTCGCCGGAGTCGTCCTCGACAGGAGGGAGAACCGATGA
- a CDS encoding nucleotide sugar dehydrogenase yields the protein MNSTIGDIDSQPDHAGTEESDAKDSRDATICVVGLGYVGLPLAVGFDQEGYSVVGFDIDDGKVETLRGGTDTTGDLGDDTIAESEITYTTDEADIANADYVMITVPTPVDQNEQPNLDFVESAGRTVGEHMSPGTTVILESTVFPGATREVLVPAIEAASGLTCGEDFYVGYSPERATPGDPEHGLRDVVKVVGGMNDEVRDDVADLYETVIDAGVHKAASLEVAEASKVVENVQRDLNIALVNELAMAFDGMDMDIDTRAVLEASGTKWNFHNYRPGLVGGHCIPVDPYFFIHRSKQAGYAPHLIEQSRNVNEAMPAHVSNMMIKELNRAGKTLRDSRVLVLGLTYKPDVADIRTSKVDGIIRQLHEYDIETIGYDPHGDNDLMRDQFGISVQDTDEPEFEKFDGIVLATPHHEFYDLDLEAIAGRMNEKPAFVDVTGAFDEEAVSEAGFSYRRV from the coding sequence ATGAACTCGACGATAGGAGACATCGACAGCCAGCCGGACCATGCTGGAACCGAGGAGAGCGACGCGAAAGACAGTCGAGACGCGACGATTTGTGTTGTCGGTCTTGGCTACGTTGGCCTTCCACTGGCGGTCGGCTTTGACCAGGAAGGATACAGCGTCGTCGGTTTCGACATCGACGACGGAAAAGTCGAAACCCTTCGCGGTGGCACCGACACGACGGGCGACCTCGGTGACGACACGATTGCCGAGAGCGAAATCACGTACACGACCGACGAGGCGGACATCGCCAACGCGGACTACGTGATGATTACGGTTCCCACGCCCGTTGACCAGAACGAACAACCCAACCTCGATTTCGTCGAGAGCGCCGGACGCACTGTGGGCGAACACATGTCCCCCGGAACGACGGTCATCCTCGAATCGACCGTCTTCCCGGGTGCGACCCGCGAAGTACTTGTCCCCGCAATCGAAGCCGCTTCCGGGCTGACGTGCGGCGAGGACTTCTACGTCGGCTACTCACCCGAACGCGCGACGCCGGGTGACCCGGAACACGGACTGCGCGACGTGGTGAAAGTCGTCGGTGGCATGAACGACGAAGTTCGTGACGACGTCGCAGACCTCTACGAGACGGTCATCGACGCGGGTGTCCACAAGGCCGCCTCGCTGGAAGTTGCGGAGGCGAGCAAAGTCGTCGAAAACGTCCAGCGCGACCTGAATATCGCCCTCGTGAACGAACTTGCGATGGCGTTCGACGGTATGGACATGGACATCGACACGCGTGCAGTACTCGAAGCGTCGGGCACGAAGTGGAATTTCCACAACTACCGCCCCGGACTGGTCGGCGGTCACTGCATCCCAGTTGACCCGTACTTCTTCATCCACCGTTCCAAGCAGGCTGGCTACGCGCCACACCTCATCGAACAGAGTCGAAACGTGAACGAGGCGATGCCCGCACACGTCTCCAACATGATGATAAAGGAGCTGAATCGTGCGGGCAAGACGCTCCGAGACAGTCGTGTCCTCGTTCTCGGACTCACCTACAAGCCCGACGTGGCCGACATTCGCACCTCGAAAGTGGACGGAATCATCCGACAACTCCACGAATACGACATCGAGACGATTGGCTACGACCCACACGGGGACAACGACCTAATGCGCGACCAGTTTGGTATCTCGGTGCAGGACACGGACGAACCGGAGTTCGAGAAATTTGACGGCATCGTCCTCGCTACGCCGCACCACGAGTTCTACGACCTCGATTTGGAGGCGATTGCAGGCCGGATGAACGAGAAGCCTGCTTTCGTGGACGTAACCGGTGCATTCGACGAGGAAGCGGTTTCTGAAGCCGGATTCTCCTACCGGAGGGTGTAG